TACTGTATATCTACTGCTGCTGTTGCCATATCTTAATTACACTAATCATAATTTGCTATGATTTCAACTATTCATAATTTTAATCTGCGTTAATCTGCGTCAAAAACAAAAATCTGTGTAAATCTGTGCCCCATCTGTGTCCATCTGTGGCTAATAATTGTGCAGAAAATCCCGCACTACCTTGGCGATGCGGGGAGCAGCCTGGCCGTCCCCGTAAGGGTTTACGGCCCGGGCCATCTTCTGGTACGCCTCCTCGTCGGTGAGTAACCTCTTGGCCTCTTCGTAAATGCGGCGGCGGTCGGTTCCTACCAGTTTTACCGTGCCGGCTTCGACCGCCTCCGGCCGCTCAGTTGTATCCCTCAGCACCAGGACCGGCTTGCCCAGGGACGGCGCTTCTTCCTGCAGTCCCCCGGAATCGGTCATGACCAGGTGGGATGCGGCCATCAGGTGGGCGAAGGGCTCGTAGTCCAAGGGCTCGATGAGGTAAACCCGCTCCCGCCCTTCAAGAACTTCTTCTACCACGTCCCGCACCACCGGGTTCTTGTGCACGGGAAAAACCACGTCCACGTCGTCGAACTCCTCCAGGATGTCGCACAGAGCTTCGTAAATCTGGCGCATTTTCGTCCCCCAGTTCTCCCGCCTGTGGGTGGTGACCAGAATAATCCGCCGGGTGAAATCCAATTCCGCCAATTCCCCCGTAAAGCGGTAATCAGGCTTTACCGTCTGGTAGAGAGCGTCGATAACGGTATTACCTGTAACCCAGATCCGAAACGGCGCTACCCCTTCCGCCAGCAGGTTGGCCCGGGCAGTTTCGGTCGGGGCAAAGTGCAGGTCGGCTAAGCGCCCGGTCAAGGTCCGGTTCATTTCCTCCGGGAAGGGCGAGTACTTGCGCCGGGTCCTCAAGCCAGCCTCCACATGCCCTACCGCGATGCGAAGATAAAAAGCCGCCAGAGCAGCGGCAAAGGTAGTTGTGGTATCCCCGTGTACCAACACCAAGCGAGGCCGTTCCCGTTCGTATACGTCCCGCATCCCTTCCAATACCCGTGAGGTGATACCGAACAGGTCCTGGTTCTCCCGCATCAGGTTCAGGTCGTAATCGGGAACGATGCCGAACAGGTCTAGGACCTGGTCCAGCATCTCCCGGTGCTGGGCCGTCACCGCTACTCTTACCTCCAGTTGCTCCATCTCCTGCAAAGCCTTGATCACCGGGGCCATCTTAATGGCCTCCGGCCTGGTTCCAAATACTACCATGACTTTGTTCCGCAATACAAACCCTCCTGTTAGTGTTAGCCACAGATAAACACAGATTATCACAGATTGACACTGCTTACGATTAGACGCAGAATGACGCAGATTTAATTGTACGCAATAATGTAATCGTACCCTGTGGGTGAATGCTATGTTTTGCATTTTATTCTATAACCGTCTGTTGTCTGCGTTAATCAGCGTCAATTATAAAGAAATCTGTGCAAATCTGTGGCCCGTTGTTCCGCGTCTTATCATCTCTTCAATGTTGAAATCGGGGCGATGCCGGTGATCTTGAATACCAAGCAGTTTTTGAGCGGGAAATTCCCATACGGGGTAGCTTCCAGCCTGGCTTTGATACGTTCGTAATAAGGGCCCTCCGTCAGGTCCTCGGCGAGACGCACGTAGACCCGGATGCCGTCTTTTTTCCCCTGCTCGTCGGCAACCAGGACCATGAAGACCCCTTTGCCCGTCTCCTTCAGGTTCGCGTATGTCTGCTCTGCCCCGAACCGGGCACACAGTATCGTCTCGTCGTCGACCATCTCCACCACCGTAATGACCGCCACATTGACATTATACTCCTTATCGACCGTGCTCAGAGTCGTGGTCAACAGGTTCCGGTTTAAGAGTTCCCTCGCCTTCTCCAACAAACTCCTCTCCATGCCATCCACCTCCCGATCTTGAATCCACAGATACACATTAGATTGTCACTGATTTACACTGATTGATGAAAGTAATTGAGATGCACAATAGCGTAGATACCTTTATAATGATAATCTGTGCTCATCTGTGCCTATCAGTGTCCATCTGTGGCTCCTATGGCCCCGTGGTTGCATATTCGCCACTTGCTAGGCGATTCCCTGCCCGCCGACCCGTCCAGCACCCTGTTGTCAACCTCGTGCACGGATAGAATCAAAACAGGCGTCCTACCATAAGATCACCAAACAAGCTGCGCTTAATGTACAGAGAAGAACGTGCAAGAAACATAAAACAAGGGCGGTTCTGGTTTTGCACATCGTGCCATGCAAAACCAGAACCGCCTCCGCTGCGCGCTCGTCATTCCGCTGCCTGGATTCACCTTGGAGGCATGAGGCGGGCGTTCTCAGGAACAATTGTCCCCTCGTGCACTACGTAACGGCTCCCAATAACCGCACCTGGACTGACCGCGGCTCCGCGGCCGATGCGGCAGCGGCTGCCGATGACCGAGCCTCTGATAACTGCTTTCGCTTCTACCACCGTATCCTCCCAAATCACAGCGTCCTCAAGCACCGCTCCGTCCCCAATGCGGCAGCCGGGCCCAATAACGACGCACCCTTTCAGCGTTACCCCGCGCCCGAGCTCCACCCTTTCGCCCACCAGAATATTCGTGACCCCCAGGGTACCTTGCAAAAGCTGCCCTTCTATGGGGCAATCCACCCTGCCTTCGAGCACATCCCTGTGGGCCTGGCGGTAGGCCTCGATGTCACCTACGTCGCACCAGTACCGGTCGATAGCGTGGCCGTAAAAAGGCGCCTTAATGCGCACCAGGTGGGGAAATACCTGGCGCCCGAAATCGTAAAACTCGCCCTCGGGTATGTAATCGAAAATTTCCCGTTCAAACACGTAGATCCCCGTGTTGACCAACCGGCTTAAGGCCTCTTCCCGGCGCGGCTTCTCCTGAAAACTCTGAATGAGGCCGTCCTCGCCCACGATGACGACCCCGTAGTGTTCCACCTCGTCCATCTCCCGCAGGGCAATGGTAGCAAGCGCGCCGTTCCTTTTGTGGGCTTCCACCAGGTCTGTCAGATTCACATCCGTCAGGGCATCACCGCTCATGACCACGAAAGTGTCGCCCAAAAACCACTCGCACCGGCGCACTCCTCCGGCGGTCCCCAGGAGTTCCTTCTCCTCCGAGTAGAGAAGGCTCACCCCGAACCTCGTCCCGTCACCGAAATGCTCCTTAATAACCGGCCCGTGGCAGTGCAGGTTGGCAATTATCTCCGTTATCCCGTGCTGGGCCAACAGCCCTATGATGTTTTCCATCACCGGCCGGTTGGCGACCGGCACCATCGGCTTCGGTAGCTCGGCCGTAAGCGGCATCAGCCGGGACCCAACCCCGGCTGCCATAATCATCGCCCGCATACCCGCCCTCGCTTTCACAGCTTTTACCACTTTTCCAACTTCAAGCCTTCTATCGACTCACTGGGATCCACCTGCTCGCATCCTTCTTCAATTGCTCGTTCTATCTCACCAGCCTCGTCTGGGCTCAAAATTCCCGCAAACCGTATAAGGTCATTCCCGGAGACCCCTTCTTGAGGAAACGAAGCCAACCTGCGAGCAAAATCAAGAACCAATCGCTGCATTTCGGGTGACAGGCGAGCCAGCTCCCTCAAAATCTCGTCCGTAAGCGGCGCGGCATCCATGTTAATCACCCACCGTTCTTCTTTCTCTCCCCCAGTATATCGCAACCCGTTCCTGGAGCAAACCGGCTAATTCACCATTCCATTTAGTAATATATCCATAGCCTGGCGGGCGAGGAGCGAGGGATCAGCTTCCTGGCCCTCCATAACGATGGGCACGATGAGTGAGGTCATGGCCCCGATAAAAATGGAGGCGGCAATCGCGGCATCCACCGGGCGGAACTCGCCCCGTTCGATACCCTCCTCGAAAAGCGCCCGCATTCGTTCCAGCTTGGCTTTTCGCTGTTCGTATATCCAGAAGGCCAATTCCTGGTCATAGCCCACCCCGTCCGCGAAAGCCACCCGGGCGAATCTCGCGTTTTGGGAAATGAAGTCCAGGTGAAGTTCTAAGAGGAGCCGCAACCGCTCGACTACCGTCTGCCCCTCTTCCCTGACTGACTGGAGACGCTCGTAATACCTCCCCAAAACCGCCCGGAACATCTCCTGGAACAGCTCGAGCTTGCTGGCAAAATACTCGTAGACCGTGCCCTTGCCGACTCCCGCTCGGGCCGCTATCTCCTCGATGCGAGCCTGATGGTAGCCCTTTTCGGCAAACACGGTCACCGCCGCCTCCAGTATCCTTTCCCGTTTGGTCCCTTCGCTCACTCCGCCCCACCTTCCTATAAGCCACTGATTGACACAGATGGGGCACAGATTAACACAGATGTAATCAATAATTAACATAATGATAATCATTTATAAATAACGTGATATTTCAGCGAGTAAATCGCGCCCAATTCGCGAATACGATGGATTGCGCCTCATTCTACATCTGCTGTCTGCGTTAATCAGCGTCAAACTAATAAAAATTATCTGTGTAAATCCGTGAAAATCTGTGTTCATCTGTGGCTTGTGTTTATCTGTGGCTCTTAATCCAGCCGCCGATCTTGCGCCCGTAGTCGTCGAATATCGTATATACTACCGGCACCAAGACCAGGGTAATCACCGTCGATGCCGTCAATCCCCCGATGACCACAGTCGCCAGGGGTGCCTCTAGTTCTCCCCCTTCACCCAAGCCCAAGGCCAGCGGGAAAAGGGCGATGATGGTACAGAGGGCCGTCATCAATACCGGGCGCAGTCTTACGGCCCCGGCTTCCTCTATGGCCTGGTTCCGCTCCATTCCCCGTTCCCGCAGGGTCTTGATATAGTCGACTAAAACGATGGCATTCGAGACCGCGATACCCACCAGCATGATGACCCCGATGAAGGCGACCACGTTGAAGGTTCTGCCCGTAACCGCCAGCCCGAAAGCCCCGCCGATGAAACAGGTCGGCACCGAGAACATGATAACGAACGGGTCGAAGAAAGATTCGTACTGGATGGCCATGACCGCGTACACCAGGACCACCGCCAAAAGCAGGGCGTACAAAAGGCTCTGGAAGGACTCCACCATCTCCTTGTTTTCCCCCGTGTACTTGACGGTGTAACCCGTAGGCAGCACCAGTTCTTTATCCATACGTTTTTGGATGTCCCGTATCACGCTGTTGAGGTCGCGTCCGGAAATGTTGGCCGTTATCTGGGCAGTTCGTACCTGGTGGATCCTGGTAATGGTCATCGGCCCCCGCGCCAGTTCGAATTCGGCTACCTGGCTCAAAGGCACCTGGGCACCACTGGTTGTGGTTATCATAAGTGAACCCAGTTCCGACAAGTCATCCCGATCCGAGGGCTGGTAGCGGACGCGCACGTCGACTTCGTCCCCCTCTACCCGGTAGCGGGTGGCGACCGTGCCTTCGAAGGCCGCCTGCACCGTCTGCGCCACCTGGCCTGGCGTGATGCCGTAATAAGCAGCCTTGCGACGATCCACCTTGATCCTGACTTCGGGTTTGCCTTCCGTCAGATTCGATTGGACCTCCCGTGTACCTGCCACCGCGCGCACGATGTCAACCGCTTGGTCAGACAGCCCCTTGAGCACCTCCAGGTCGTCACCCGAGATCTCAATATTCACCGGCGTAGAAGAAGTCATGCCGGTCATCATGGGGTCAACCTCGGTAACCGTGATCTTGGCCCCGGCAATATCCCCTGTCTTCTTCCGGATTTCTTCTGCAATCTCGGCCGTAGAACGGCTGCGCTGGCTTTTCTTGCAGAGCATGACCTTCAAGGTAGAGGTGTCCGTGCTTGAGGCCCCGGTCATGTACATCATGCTGCCTTCTGAGCCGACACTGGTAAACACCGTGGTAACCTCGGGTATTGCTTTGACCAGTGCCTCGACCTTGGATGCTACTCGGTCAGTCTCTTGCAGCACTGTTCCTTTATCCATTTCTATGGTGATCCCTATCTGCCCGGCATCAGACTTGGGCAAAAACTCGGCTCCGATGAGAGGCACCAGGGCTACGCTTGCTACCATCAGCACTGTTACGGTAACCACTATCAGCCGCCTGTGCCCTAAGGCCCAGCGGATGACCCGACGGTAGCGCTCGCCCAGGCTGTCGAGGAAAAGATAGAGCCGTGCCAGAACACGACGGGGGCCGGATAAACCTTCTTCCGTTTTCACCTCATGCACGATGTCCCCGGTCATCATCCGGCTGGAAAGGAGGGGAATGATAGTGAGGGCCACCACTAAGGAACTCAGTATCCCGAAAGATACAGTCATCGCCAGCGGTTTAAACAAAATGGCGGAGATGCCTTCCACGAACACCACCGGGAAAAACACGGCCACCGTAGTGAAAGTCGCGGCCATAACGGCGTTGCCGACTTCGGACGCCCCCTCCACGGCGGCCTGAACTGCAGGTTTGCCGGCCTGGCGGTGGCGGAATATGCTTTCCAGGACCACGATAGAGTCGTCCACGATGCGCCCGATGGCCAGAGCCACCCCGCCCATAGTCACCATGTTCATGGTCATTTTAGAAAAATACATCAAAAGGAAAGTGGCAACCACCGACAGCGGTATAGAAGTTGCGATGACCAGGGTGCTGGGCACGCTGCGCAGGAACACGTAAATGACTAGCATGGCCAGGAGCGCACCTTCCAGCATGGACCGCTTGATGGTACCCATCGATTGGTTTATGAAATCGGCCTGGTCGAAGACCACCCCGACCTCAATGCCGCCGGGAATGGTCTTGCTCAGCTCCTGCAAGGTCGCTCGAACCTTCTCCGACACCTTGACCGAGTTAGCATCGGTCTGCTTCAGGATGTGGATGCCGATGCTGGGCTTTCCGTTTACCCGCGTGTACTGCTGGGCGTCTTTATAACCGTCGGTTATCTGGGCTACCTGGGAAAGCAGCACATTGGCTCCTGCAGGGGTAGTAACCGTCACGTTCTTGATGTCATCGATGTTTTCAAACTGCTGCAGGCTGCGGATGAAAAGCTGCCGGTCGCCGTGGTTTACAGTCCCTCCCGCCAGGTTGAAATTGTCAGCCCGCAGAACCTGGGTAATCTGGCTCATGGTCAAGCCGTAATTGGCGATCTTCACCGGGTCAACGTCCACTCTGACCTCACGGGTCACTCCACCGGTTAGGACCACCGAAGCTACCCCGTCGATCCGCTCCAGCTCCGGCTTAATCTTGTCTTCCACCAGGTCTTGCAATTGGGCAAGATCTGTACCGCCGGTAACCCCTATCTGGAGGACTGGCATCATGGTGGGGTCCATTTTCACCACCGTCGGTTTATCTACCCCGTCCGGCAGGTAGGTCTCGATCAAGGCCAGCTTTTCCCTCATGTTCAGGGTCGCAAAATCCATATCGGTGCCCCAGTTGAAGCGTACAATGACGATGGACGAGCCCGGGGCCGACCAGGATTGTATCTCCTTCACGTTGCCCAGGGTACCCATGATGCTTTCGATAGGCCGCGACACCTGGGACTCCACCTCTTCCGGGCCGGCCCCGGAGTAGGTGGTTATGACTGCCGCCACCGGCAGTTTTATGTCAGGGTAGAGATCCACCGCCAGCCGGGAAAAAGCCACGATGCCGAGGACTATCAGGACGCCCACCAAAATGGCCACCGTGACCGGGCGGTGAACTGCAAACCGCGAAAGCCTCACTTGTCAACGCCTCCTGCCACAACCTTTACCTTATCCCCGTCACGGATGAGGGTCGATCCCTTTACCACAACCGGCTCGCCAGCTTTGAGCCCTTCCGTAATCTCGGCCAGGTTCTCGTTCTCCACCCCTACGGTTACGGGTCTCTCATGGGCCACGCTCTTCGAGTCCACCACGTACACCACCCGGCGGGCTCCCTTGGCCACGACTGCCTCCTGGGGAACCGCCACTACCTGGTGCCTGACCATGGTCGGCAGGTGCACCTCGGCAAACATCCCTGACTTTAGCATTCCTTTCGGGTTGTCGAGCAGGATCTTGACCGGGTATGTCTTCATGCGGCTGTCCGCCGTCGTAGCCACCGTGTCAACCGTTCCCGTGAACGGCTCCGGCGATGCCGCCTGCACGTAAACCTTAACCTGGGCTCCGGGCTTGACATAGCTTATCTCGGCTTCGGCCACGTTCACCTGGACCTCGAGCCGGGACGTGTTCGAGACGACCGTCACCGGGGTCTGGGCTGTCACGCTGTCTCCAGCGCTTACATTGACCGTTCCCACGGTACCGCCTACGGGAGACGGCACGTTGCAGTTGGCCAGGTTGCGGCGGGCGTTGTCCAGGTTAGCCTGGGCCCCAGCGATGCCGGCGTCGATCTGTTTCAAACCCGCCACCGCCGCTTCGTACTCGGTCTCAGCCCTTTCCAGGTCAGACTTGGACACAGCCCCCTGATCATACAAAAACCTGGTTCGATCCAGGGTCTGCTTCAGATTCGACAGCCGAACCTGGGCCCCTTCCCTCTGAGCCACGAGCCCTGCCAGCTGCGCCTCGTAGGCCCGGATCTGGTACTCCAAGTCACCGGAATCAAGCCGGATCAGGGTCTGGCCCTGCGACACCCGGTCCCCCGGCTTGACCATGACTTCGACTACCTTCACTGCCCCGGCTGCCGCCGAGAGCTTGGGGTAGGCGACAGCTTCCTCTACTCCCCTCAAGGTTCCGCTGTATACCGCTATCTTCTCCACATCGGCCAGCCTGGCTTTTTCTACCTGAACCGGAATCTGGGCCGGCTCGACCGCCTCTTCTTTTTTATTGCCGCAGCCGGCTGCTCCTGTGCCTAAAA
The sequence above is drawn from the Syntrophothermus lipocalidus DSM 12680 genome and encodes:
- the wecB gene encoding non-hydrolyzing UDP-N-acetylglucosamine 2-epimerase, which encodes MVVFGTRPEAIKMAPVIKALQEMEQLEVRVAVTAQHREMLDQVLDLFGIVPDYDLNLMRENQDLFGITSRVLEGMRDVYERERPRLVLVHGDTTTTFAAALAAFYLRIAVGHVEAGLRTRRKYSPFPEEMNRTLTGRLADLHFAPTETARANLLAEGVAPFRIWVTGNTVIDALYQTVKPDYRFTGELAELDFTRRIILVTTHRRENWGTKMRQIYEALCDILEEFDDVDVVFPVHKNPVVRDVVEEVLEGRERVYLIEPLDYEPFAHLMAASHLVMTDSGGLQEEAPSLGKPVLVLRDTTERPEAVEAGTVKLVGTDRRRIYEEAKRLLTDEEAYQKMARAVNPYGDGQAAPRIAKVVRDFLHNY
- a CDS encoding pyridoxamine 5'-phosphate oxidase family protein; amino-acid sequence: MERSLLEKARELLNRNLLTTTLSTVDKEYNVNVAVITVVEMVDDETILCARFGAEQTYANLKETGKGVFMVLVADEQGKKDGIRVYVRLAEDLTEGPYYERIKARLEATPYGNFPLKNCLVFKITGIAPISTLKR
- a CDS encoding sugar phosphate nucleotidyltransferase, which codes for MKARAGMRAMIMAAGVGSRLMPLTAELPKPMVPVANRPVMENIIGLLAQHGITEIIANLHCHGPVIKEHFGDGTRFGVSLLYSEEKELLGTAGGVRRCEWFLGDTFVVMSGDALTDVNLTDLVEAHKRNGALATIALREMDEVEHYGVVIVGEDGLIQSFQEKPRREEALSRLVNTGIYVFEREIFDYIPEGEFYDFGRQVFPHLVRIKAPFYGHAIDRYWCDVGDIEAYRQAHRDVLEGRVDCPIEGQLLQGTLGVTNILVGERVELGRGVTLKGCVVIGPGCRIGDGAVLEDAVIWEDTVVEAKAVIRGSVIGSRCRIGRGAAVSPGAVIGSRYVVHEGTIVPENARLMPPR
- a CDS encoding TetR/AcrR family transcriptional regulator; this translates as MSEGTKRERILEAAVTVFAEKGYHQARIEEIAARAGVGKGTVYEYFASKLELFQEMFRAVLGRYYERLQSVREEGQTVVERLRLLLELHLDFISQNARFARVAFADGVGYDQELAFWIYEQRKAKLERMRALFEEGIERGEFRPVDAAIAASIFIGAMTSLIVPIVMEGQEADPSLLARQAMDILLNGMVN
- a CDS encoding efflux RND transporter permease subunit, which gives rise to MRLSRFAVHRPVTVAILVGVLIVLGIVAFSRLAVDLYPDIKLPVAAVITTYSGAGPEEVESQVSRPIESIMGTLGNVKEIQSWSAPGSSIVIVRFNWGTDMDFATLNMREKLALIETYLPDGVDKPTVVKMDPTMMPVLQIGVTGGTDLAQLQDLVEDKIKPELERIDGVASVVLTGGVTREVRVDVDPVKIANYGLTMSQITQVLRADNFNLAGGTVNHGDRQLFIRSLQQFENIDDIKNVTVTTPAGANVLLSQVAQITDGYKDAQQYTRVNGKPSIGIHILKQTDANSVKVSEKVRATLQELSKTIPGGIEVGVVFDQADFINQSMGTIKRSMLEGALLAMLVIYVFLRSVPSTLVIATSIPLSVVATFLLMYFSKMTMNMVTMGGVALAIGRIVDDSIVVLESIFRHRQAGKPAVQAAVEGASEVGNAVMAATFTTVAVFFPVVFVEGISAILFKPLAMTVSFGILSSLVVALTIIPLLSSRMMTGDIVHEVKTEEGLSGPRRVLARLYLFLDSLGERYRRVIRWALGHRRLIVVTVTVLMVASVALVPLIGAEFLPKSDAGQIGITIEMDKGTVLQETDRVASKVEALVKAIPEVTTVFTSVGSEGSMMYMTGASSTDTSTLKVMLCKKSQRSRSTAEIAEEIRKKTGDIAGAKITVTEVDPMMTGMTSSTPVNIEISGDDLEVLKGLSDQAVDIVRAVAGTREVQSNLTEGKPEVRIKVDRRKAAYYGITPGQVAQTVQAAFEGTVATRYRVEGDEVDVRVRYQPSDRDDLSELGSLMITTTSGAQVPLSQVAEFELARGPMTITRIHQVRTAQITANISGRDLNSVIRDIQKRMDKELVLPTGYTVKYTGENKEMVESFQSLLYALLLAVVLVYAVMAIQYESFFDPFVIMFSVPTCFIGGAFGLAVTGRTFNVVAFIGVIMLVGIAVSNAIVLVDYIKTLRERGMERNQAIEEAGAVRLRPVLMTALCTIIALFPLALGLGEGGELEAPLATVVIGGLTASTVITLVLVPVVYTIFDDYGRKIGGWIKSHR
- a CDS encoding efflux RND transporter periplasmic adaptor subunit; protein product: MWERVRKVLAGLVVLVLLGTGAAGCGNKKEEAVEPAQIPVQVEKARLADVEKIAVYSGTLRGVEEAVAYPKLSAAAGAVKVVEVMVKPGDRVSQGQTLIRLDSGDLEYQIRAYEAQLAGLVAQREGAQVRLSNLKQTLDRTRFLYDQGAVSKSDLERAETEYEAAVAGLKQIDAGIAGAQANLDNARRNLANCNVPSPVGGTVGTVNVSAGDSVTAQTPVTVVSNTSRLEVQVNVAEAEISYVKPGAQVKVYVQAASPEPFTGTVDTVATTADSRMKTYPVKILLDNPKGMLKSGMFAEVHLPTMVRHQVVAVPQEAVVAKGARRVVYVVDSKSVAHERPVTVGVENENLAEITEGLKAGEPVVVKGSTLIRDGDKVKVVAGGVDK